A stretch of DNA from Sphingomonas ginkgonis:
GTCCATCAGCCGGATCGCCTTGCGATAGCCTTCCGGCTTGGCCATCCCGAAATTGTGGCGCAGCCGGGTCGCGGTATCGTCGCCCTTCTCGTGGCCGAGGATCAAAACCCGCTGCCCGTCGATCCGGGCGAGACCGCCGACCAGCGCCGGATCGTCGGCGAACGCCCGGTCGCCGCCGAGCGGAAGGAAGTCGTCGGCGAGGCCCGCGACATAATCCTTGAAGTGCGGCCGGTCCGGATGGCGGGCCACCAGCGTCTTTTGCCACGGCGTCAGCCGCGCGTAGGTGTCCTTGAGCAGTCGGTTCGACTTGGCCTCGAGCCGCTCGACCTCGGCGTCGATGTCGATTGAACCGGAGCTCGCCGTTTCGCGGAGTTCCCGGACCCTGCTTTCCAGTTCGGCGATGGGCTTCTCGAAGTCGAGGTAATTCAGCATGGTGGGCGGGCCTAGGCTCGGCTCGCCGCAAGGTCAACGCGTTCGGTCGCTCAGCGGATGACGGCTGTTCACCAGCTGCACCAGCCGTCCGCTGTCGACGTGCGTGTAGATCTGGGTGGTGGCGATGTCGGCATGCCCGAGCAGCGCCTGGAGGACGCGCAGGTCCGCGCCGCCGCCGAGCAGATGCGTGGCGAACGCATGGCGAAGCACGTGCGGGCTGACTCGGTCCGTCGCGATCCCGGCCAGACCCGCCATCTGCCGGATGATCTGGAACAGCCGGACCCGGCTGAGGTGCGACTTGCCCGACGGGAACAGCCATGGGCTGTCAGTCGGGACGAACGTCAGCCAGCGACGGACGCTGTCCTGGGCGCGCGAGGAGATTGGCACCAGCCGCTCCTTGCCGCCCTTGCCCTTGATGATCATGAACGGCTGTTCCCGCCGCATCGCTTGGCGGGGAAGACTGACCAGCTCGGTGGCGCGCAGACCCGACCCGTAGAGCAGCTCGAGTAGAGCAAGATTGCGGACTGCGAGGAACTCATCCGACTGGGCGCGCAGTTCCGCCTCGCGGAACAGTCGCTCGACCTCACCTTCGTCGAGGATGCGCGGGAGCGGTCGCTGCGTGATCGGCCGCGGCAGCGCGGCGGAAGGATCGTCCGGACGAAGCCCGTCGTCGAGCAGGAAGCCATAGAAGCGGCGCAGCGCCGCGGCCCGGCGCGCGACCGTGGCCGGCGCCAACTCCGCCCATGCTGCGCCGAGGCGGCCGAGGTCCTCGGGTGACGCAGTGCCGATATCGCTCAGCGCATCACCGGCCGCCTCGAGGTCGCGCCGGTACGCCAGCAGCGTATTCCTCGCGGCGCCAGCTTCCGCTGCCAGCATCTCGCAGAACCGGTCGACCAGGGCCCGGTCCGCCGGGCTCACGAACGGGCGAGCGCCTCGGCCGCGAGCATCCGCGCCTCGAAGTCGAGCCCGACGGCACTCAGCGCAGTGACCGCGTGAAGAAGG
This window harbors:
- a CDS encoding tyrosine recombinase; this encodes MSPADRALVDRFCEMLAAEAGAARNTLLAYRRDLEAAGDALSDIGTASPEDLGRLGAAWAELAPATVARRAAALRRFYGFLLDDGLRPDDPSAALPRPITQRPLPRILDEGEVERLFREAELRAQSDEFLAVRNLALLELLYGSGLRATELVSLPRQAMRREQPFMIIKGKGGKERLVPISSRAQDSVRRWLTFVPTDSPWLFPSGKSHLSRVRLFQIIRQMAGLAGIATDRVSPHVLRHAFATHLLGGGADLRVLQALLGHADIATTQIYTHVDSGRLVQLVNSRHPLSDRTR